In a single window of the Pontibacter russatus genome:
- a CDS encoding TlpA family protein disulfide reductase yields the protein MPKRIKIYLICILASLFVLACKQSVSKVTDTTTIEAGTAKITAGTAKLTGSITSPNDISKDSIYVNIFVPHPISGEIVQYKAHVDQSGKFSLDIEVETAVSLIGINTSLNPHMPFYAKLTSGGITNLKISYDPDFHIANIDVTPANMTQHDMIRGVEFIPKMASSGRDKAPEPMYDKSTDYFLNHAKTVISERLEILNNDTLISKELKEVLSKDFRLMMYVGHVFDYESAINRNYGNVTGDRSNKPDIQNIDRSYYRFLKDFNLNDPQYLQTSEFLNFQKEILQNEIIGLPEIGESDIPSWLASVKAVLSDLVGFDNGPYYDILAANAYARQLNEEVRPLTEKQKEHIVNYWKNGEIAKILFRKNQQVVELDKFKSPAVVIDISSVTGDKVIETIVAKHKNKVVFIDLWATWCGPCLQAMNEFRSTKGDFHGKDVAFVYLTNGSSPRKRWEEKIKGIGSEHYYLTDTQWEHVMNQFEFEAIPSYLLFNKEGVLINKFTAFPGNDELKAMINGLL from the coding sequence ATGCCTAAAAGAATAAAAATATACCTAATATGTATACTTGCCTCTTTGTTCGTGTTAGCGTGCAAACAGTCTGTTAGTAAGGTAACAGATACAACTACTATAGAAGCAGGTACAGCTAAAATAACTGCAGGTACAGCTAAATTAACAGGAAGCATAACAAGTCCAAATGACATCAGCAAGGATAGCATTTATGTAAATATTTTTGTTCCACATCCAATTTCGGGAGAGATTGTTCAATATAAAGCGCACGTTGATCAGTCAGGGAAGTTCTCTCTTGACATTGAGGTTGAAACCGCTGTTTCTCTGATTGGCATAAACACAAGTTTAAATCCGCACATGCCTTTTTATGCTAAATTGACAAGTGGTGGTATTACTAATCTCAAAATTTCTTATGACCCAGATTTTCATATCGCAAATATTGACGTTACGCCAGCTAATATGACACAACATGATATGATCCGTGGCGTAGAATTCATACCTAAAATGGCGTCCTCCGGGCGTGATAAGGCACCGGAACCTATGTATGACAAAAGCACAGATTATTTTCTGAATCATGCTAAGACTGTTATATCAGAAAGACTAGAGATTTTAAATAATGATACATTAATATCAAAAGAATTAAAAGAAGTGCTGTCCAAAGATTTTCGTTTAATGATGTATGTAGGACATGTCTTTGATTATGAAAGTGCGATAAATAGGAATTATGGGAATGTAACTGGCGACAGAAGCAATAAACCTGATATACAAAATATTGACAGATCCTATTATCGTTTCCTGAAAGATTTCAATCTCAATGATCCACAGTATCTGCAAACTTCTGAATTTCTGAATTTTCAGAAAGAAATTCTCCAAAATGAGATAATAGGGCTCCCTGAAATAGGAGAAAGCGATATTCCCTCTTGGTTAGCAAGTGTGAAAGCTGTTTTATCGGATTTAGTCGGATTCGACAATGGTCCATACTACGATATTTTAGCAGCCAATGCTTATGCCAGGCAGCTAAATGAGGAAGTAAGACCGCTTACCGAAAAGCAGAAAGAGCATATAGTAAATTATTGGAAAAACGGAGAAATTGCAAAGATTCTATTTCGAAAAAACCAGCAGGTTGTTGAATTAGACAAATTCAAATCACCTGCTGTTGTAATTGACATCTCGTCAGTTACAGGCGATAAAGTAATTGAAACAATTGTCGCTAAACATAAGAACAAGGTTGTTTTTATTGACCTTTGGGCAACATGGTGTGGTCCTTGCCTGCAAGCAATGAATGAATTCAGAAGTACAAAGGGCGATTTTCACGGTAAGGATGTTGCATTTGTGTACCTAACAAACGGTTCTTCACCTCGAAAGCGATGGGAAGAAAAAATCAAGGGAATAGGCAGTGAGCATTATTATCTGACAGACACACAGTGGGAACACGTCATGAACCAGTTTGAGTTCGAAGCTATTCCGTCTTATCTACTATTTAATAAAGAAGGTGTGCTCATCAATAAATTTACAGCCTTTCCTGGAAATGACGAATTGAAAGCAATGATTAATGGCCTGTTGTAA
- the rhaM gene encoding L-rhamnose mutarotase, with protein MQRFAFKMKLKQGCEAEYKRRHDVIWPELKHLLKEAGISDYAIYLDEETHTLFAVQKQSGGSSQDLGSTAIVQKWWAYMADIMDTNPDNSPVSIPLREVFYLE; from the coding sequence ATGCAGCGATTCGCTTTCAAAATGAAACTGAAGCAGGGGTGTGAGGCCGAATATAAAAGGCGGCACGATGTGATATGGCCGGAACTGAAGCACCTTCTGAAAGAGGCGGGCATCAGCGACTACGCCATCTACCTGGATGAAGAAACCCACACCCTGTTTGCCGTGCAGAAGCAAAGCGGCGGCTCGTCGCAGGATTTGGGAAGCACTGCCATCGTGCAGAAGTGGTGGGCCTATATGGCCGATATCATGGACACAAACCCGGACAATTCCCCTGTCAGTATTCCTTTAAGAGAGGTGTTTTACCTGGAGTGA
- a CDS encoding purine-cytosine permease family protein — protein MKKTLATQLDAINEYEREPVPESKLKGLKSFVGMYAGEHTAGTEFVIGPLFVVHGVSAPDLFLGLLVGNVLAVLSWAFLCAPIAVKARLTLYYQLEKICGRYLVSGYNLVNALMFCFLAGSMIAVAATAVGIPFNIEMPGLGDFYPSSVGWAVTVFLVGIVITVVAILGYEQISRFANVCAPWMILVFVAAAFAVMPQLGITSLESFWQVAQTRIWNGVPVDGFSKFTFWHVTFFAWFANMAMHIGMGDLSILRYAKKWEYGFASVAGMFVGHVMAWIASGILVAAASGEVTPGPIAYGSAGIAGAICVVIAGWTTANPTIYRAGLAIQSIVPSVRRWKVTLVVGLVTTIAALFPALVMRLLDFVALYGLVLMPMGAIIFIDFYIIPKIGLRSYYAEAVKTPFNVAAGVTWVATLVLCLSLNYFQGIDIFFLGLPGWFIAAALYIGLSKLYQQKKPKQAEIKVSANVM, from the coding sequence ATGAAGAAAACACTTGCCACCCAGTTAGACGCCATCAATGAATATGAGCGGGAGCCCGTGCCCGAGAGCAAGCTGAAGGGCCTGAAGAGCTTTGTCGGCATGTACGCCGGGGAGCATACCGCCGGAACCGAGTTTGTGATTGGCCCGCTGTTCGTGGTGCATGGCGTGAGCGCCCCTGACCTGTTTCTGGGCCTGCTGGTGGGCAACGTGCTGGCTGTTTTGAGCTGGGCTTTCCTGTGTGCCCCGATAGCCGTGAAAGCCCGCCTCACGCTTTACTACCAGCTGGAGAAAATCTGCGGCAGGTACCTGGTTTCGGGCTACAACCTTGTCAACGCGCTCATGTTCTGCTTCCTGGCGGGCTCCATGATTGCGGTGGCGGCCACGGCGGTTGGCATCCCGTTCAACATCGAGATGCCCGGCCTTGGCGACTTCTACCCTTCGAGCGTAGGCTGGGCGGTCACCGTTTTCCTAGTGGGCATCGTGATTACGGTGGTCGCCATTTTAGGATATGAGCAGATCTCCCGGTTCGCCAACGTCTGCGCCCCATGGATGATCCTGGTCTTCGTGGCGGCGGCCTTTGCCGTGATGCCGCAGCTGGGTATCACCTCTCTTGAAAGCTTCTGGCAGGTGGCCCAGACCAGGATATGGAATGGCGTTCCGGTGGACGGGTTCAGCAAGTTCACCTTCTGGCACGTGACGTTCTTTGCCTGGTTTGCCAACATGGCCATGCACATCGGCATGGGCGACCTTTCCATTCTCCGGTATGCCAAAAAATGGGAATACGGCTTTGCCTCCGTTGCCGGGATGTTTGTGGGGCACGTGATGGCCTGGATCGCGTCGGGCATTCTGGTGGCAGCAGCCAGCGGCGAAGTCACGCCGGGCCCCATCGCGTATGGCAGCGCGGGCATCGCGGGGGCCATCTGCGTGGTGATTGCCGGCTGGACAACCGCCAACCCAACCATATATAGGGCAGGCCTCGCCATCCAGTCGATTGTGCCGAGCGTGAGGAGGTGGAAAGTGACGTTGGTGGTGGGCCTGGTGACGACAATCGCGGCGCTCTTCCCCGCCCTGGTGATGCGACTGCTGGACTTTGTGGCGCTATATGGCCTGGTGCTGATGCCGATGGGCGCCATCATCTTCATCGATTTCTATATCATCCCGAAAATCGGGCTCCGCAGCTACTATGCCGAGGCGGTAAAAACGCCCTTCAACGTGGCGGCTGGTGTCACCTGGGTGGCGACGCTGGTGCTGTGCTTGTCCCTTAACTACTTTCAGGGCATCGACATCTTCTTTCTGGGGCTGCCGGGATGGTTTATCGCAGCGGCGCTATACATTGGTCTAAGCAAGCTGTACCAGCAGAAAAAACCGAAACAAGCAGAGATCAAGGTTTCTGCCAATGTAATGTAA
- a CDS encoding TIM barrel protein produces the protein MIPDKALIERHNEKQAARHHRKFEALAAVLADEGFSVDSILAKITDFQVAIPSWALGTGGTRFGRFAGGGEPRSLEEKIEDVGLLHALNSSSGAISLHIPWDIPQDAKAVRQLADSFDLKFDAVNSNTFQDQQEQEQSYKFGSLSHTDKSVRDQAIAHNLDVIQHGVALGSKALSIWLSDGTDFPGQQIFRRAFQRTLDSLQQIYAALPSDWNMLVEYKPYEPHFYSTVIADWGSSLLFCQKLGEKALGLVDLGHHLPNTNIEQIVSRFLMEGRLGGFHFNDSKYGDDDLTVGSIKPYQLFLIFNELVEGMGAPEVNNPALSWMIDASHNVKDPLEDLLQSVEAIKIAYAQALIIDREALERAQAENDVTLAQEILQNAYRTDVRPLLAQARLQAGAALQPVAFYRDMKIREELVRQRGAKAFATGL, from the coding sequence ATGATACCAGATAAAGCGCTGATTGAGCGGCATAACGAGAAACAGGCGGCCCGGCACCACAGGAAGTTCGAAGCCTTGGCTGCGGTGCTGGCCGACGAAGGGTTTTCCGTTGATTCCATCCTGGCCAAAATTACCGACTTTCAGGTGGCCATCCCCAGTTGGGCGCTGGGCACGGGAGGCACCCGTTTCGGGCGTTTTGCCGGGGGCGGCGAGCCCCGGAGCCTGGAAGAGAAAATAGAAGACGTTGGCCTGCTCCACGCCCTGAACAGCTCCAGCGGCGCCATATCGCTGCACATTCCCTGGGACATTCCGCAGGACGCGAAGGCCGTCCGGCAGTTGGCCGACTCCTTCGACCTGAAGTTCGACGCCGTGAACTCCAACACCTTCCAGGACCAGCAGGAGCAGGAGCAGTCGTATAAATTCGGCTCCCTCTCCCACACCGATAAAAGCGTGCGGGACCAGGCCATCGCCCATAACCTGGATGTGATCCAGCACGGCGTGGCCTTAGGGTCCAAAGCCCTGAGCATCTGGCTTTCGGACGGCACCGACTTTCCGGGGCAGCAGATTTTCAGGCGGGCGTTCCAGCGCACCCTCGACTCCCTCCAGCAGATATATGCCGCCTTGCCCAGCGATTGGAACATGCTGGTGGAGTACAAGCCCTACGAGCCGCACTTCTACTCCACCGTGATAGCCGACTGGGGCTCCTCGCTCCTGTTTTGCCAGAAGCTGGGCGAAAAGGCGCTCGGCCTCGTGGACCTTGGCCACCATTTGCCTAATACCAACATCGAGCAGATCGTGTCGCGCTTTCTGATGGAGGGCAGGCTCGGCGGCTTCCACTTCAACGACTCCAAGTACGGGGACGACGACCTGACAGTAGGCTCTATAAAGCCTTATCAGCTGTTCCTGATCTTTAATGAGCTGGTGGAGGGCATGGGGGCCCCGGAGGTAAACAACCCGGCGCTGAGCTGGATGATTGACGCCAGCCACAACGTAAAGGACCCGCTGGAAGACCTGCTTCAATCCGTGGAAGCCATAAAAATAGCATATGCCCAGGCCCTGATCATCGACCGCGAGGCCCTGGAGCGCGCGCAGGCGGAGAATGACGTGACACTGGCGCAGGAAATTCTGCAGAACGCCTACCGCACCGATGTCCGGCCGCTGCTGGCGCAGGCGCGCCTGCAGGCCGGGGCGGCCCTTCAGCCGGTGGCCTTTTACCGTGACATGAAAATCAGGGAAGAACTGGTGAGGCAGCGCGGGGCGAAAGCTTTTGCCACCGGCCTCTAG
- a CDS encoding FGGY-family carbohydrate kinase yields the protein MTPCIAIFDIGKTTKKILLFDQDYQIIKEEEVSFRETRDEDGDKSEDLEAVTNWLRATWKALEADRNYDVLAVNFTAYGASLVHLNEAGEPVAPLYNYLKPFPEDLEKQFYSTYGDKLAISAETASPPLGMLNAGLQLYWLKHRKPEVFAQIKHTLLLPQYIAYLFTGEMTTEYTSIGCHTALWDFQKKDYHAWVYAEGFDKLLPPLRHHYRPLETSFRDGKILAGLGLHDSSAALIPYLKQYRKPFLLLSTGTWGITLNPFAKQPLSTSDLQHDCLKYLTYRGNPVKASRKFIGNVHEEQVRRLAGFYDKPLDYHESVRYEEHLANDDLQPGPGKTPKQGQTPTKDTVVSAVSLDVDFALYDTYEAAYHQVVEQLIRQLLDSLLLAAEGDTSDFKLLLVEGSFSRNQVFLALLKRAFPGLRIKAREEAQGTALGAALALNVWPY from the coding sequence ATGACTCCTTGTATCGCAATTTTTGATATTGGCAAAACGACAAAGAAAATCCTGCTCTTTGACCAGGACTACCAGATAATTAAGGAAGAGGAGGTTAGCTTTAGGGAGACACGGGACGAGGACGGGGATAAGAGCGAAGACCTGGAGGCGGTGACCAACTGGCTGCGCGCTACCTGGAAAGCCCTCGAAGCTGACAGGAATTACGATGTGCTGGCTGTAAACTTCACTGCCTACGGGGCCAGCCTGGTGCATCTAAACGAGGCGGGAGAACCCGTCGCGCCGCTGTATAACTACCTGAAACCCTTCCCCGAGGATCTGGAGAAACAGTTTTACAGCACCTACGGAGACAAGCTCGCTATATCGGCGGAAACAGCCTCGCCGCCGCTCGGCATGCTGAACGCCGGGCTGCAGCTGTACTGGCTGAAGCACCGGAAGCCGGAAGTGTTCGCCCAGATAAAACACACCTTGCTCCTGCCCCAGTACATCGCTTATCTGTTCACAGGGGAAATGACCACAGAATACACCAGTATCGGCTGCCACACCGCCCTCTGGGACTTTCAGAAAAAAGACTACCACGCCTGGGTATATGCCGAGGGCTTCGACAAATTGCTCCCTCCCTTGCGCCACCACTACAGGCCCCTGGAGACAAGTTTCCGGGACGGGAAGATCCTTGCCGGGCTGGGGCTGCACGACAGTTCGGCGGCGCTCATCCCCTATCTGAAGCAGTACCGGAAGCCCTTCCTGCTGCTCTCTACCGGCACGTGGGGCATCACCCTCAATCCTTTTGCCAAACAACCCCTGTCCACCTCAGACCTGCAACACGACTGCCTGAAATACCTGACCTACCGGGGCAACCCCGTAAAAGCGTCGCGCAAGTTTATCGGAAACGTACACGAGGAGCAGGTGAGGCGCCTGGCTGGCTTCTACGACAAGCCACTGGATTATCACGAGTCGGTTCGGTATGAAGAGCACTTGGCAAATGACGACCTGCAGCCTGGTCCGGGGAAAACTCCAAAGCAGGGACAGACGCCGACGAAAGACACCGTCGTTTCGGCTGTGAGCTTAGATGTGGATTTTGCTTTGTATGACACCTACGAGGCCGCATACCATCAGGTAGTCGAGCAGCTTATCCGGCAACTGCTCGACTCGCTGCTGCTGGCAGCGGAGGGAGACACCAGTGATTTCAAGCTGTTGCTTGTGGAAGGGAGCTTCAGCCGGAACCAGGTTTTCTTGGCACTGCTGAAGCGGGCCTTCCCCGGCCTGAGAATCAAAGCCAGAGAAGAGGCACAGGGAACAGCCCTTGGGGCCGCCCTCGCGCTGAACGTCTGGCCGTACTAG